The Benincasa hispida cultivar B227 chromosome 11, ASM972705v1, whole genome shotgun sequence genome has a segment encoding these proteins:
- the LOC120091861 gene encoding iridoid oxidase: MEIQIAGLILLLFLWGLWVWRHRGAVADEQLPPGPPRWPVVGNLLQLSFSAHESFTKLAAKYGPIMTLQLGSMKTVVVSSSAAAREMFKTHDAPLSGRMIYEAMKGEHGTEGSLITSQYGPHWRMLRRLATSEFFVTRQLEAMKHVRRRCIDTMIRHIEEEIEGGVHAPPLDVGKFMFIMSFNLIGNLIFSKDLLEANSKRGKEFYYHTRKVMEMAGKPNVADFLPALRWMDPQGIRKKTQFHVNKAFEIAGEFIKERLLLREKGNIIISDEKKEERKKDYLDVLLEFRGDGVVEPSQFSSWIINVIVFEMFTAGTDTTTSTHRMAMAELLHNPAALQKLQAELRATIPPNATSKKTHLQNLPYLDAVVKETLRLHPPLPFLFPRMAMKHCKIFGYRIPAETQVLVNFWAIGRDPKNWKDALVFSPERFLVSTDSKDFKGQHFDFIPFGSGRRMCPAVPLASRVLPMALGSLILSFDWALPEGMSPEEMDMSAQMGITLRMKVPLKAVPTRHKRRRFD, translated from the exons ATGGAGATTCAAATTGCAGGGCTTATTTTGCTGTTATTTTTGTGGGGTTTATGGGTGTGGCGTCACCGTGGAGCGGTGGCCGATGAGCAGCTACCGCCGGGGCCGCCTCGTTGGCCAGTGGTCGGAAACTTGCTCCAACTTAGTTTTTCCGCTCATGAATCCTTCACAAAACTTGCCGCCAAGTACGGCCCAATCATGACCCTCCAACTTGGGTCAATGAAAACGGTAGTTGTTTCCTCAAGCGCGGCGGCGCGTGAGATGTTCAAAACCCACGATGCGCCATTGTCAGGGCGCATGATATACGAGGCAATGAAAGGGGAGCACGGCACAGAAGGCTCCTTAATCACCTCCCAATATGGGCCCCACTGGCGGATGCTTCGACGACTCGCAACGTCAGAGTTCTTCGTCACCCGCCAACTTGAAGCCATGAAACACGTCCGTCGTCGCTGCATCGATACCATGATCCGCCACATCGAGGAGGAAATAGAGGGTGGCGTACACGCGCCGCCTTTGGACGTGGGAAAATTCATGTTCATAATGAGCTTTAATTTAATCGGGAATTTAATATTCTCAAAAGATTTATTAGAGGCAAATTCGAAGAGGGGAAAGGAATTTTATTACCATACGAGAAAGGTGATGGAGATGGCCGGAAAGCCGAATGTGGCGGACTTCTTGCCGGCGTTACGGTGGATGGATCCACAGGGGATTAGAAAGAAGACACAATTTCACGTGAACAAAGCATTTGAAATTGCAGGAGAATTTATAAAAGAGAGATTATTGTTAAGGGAAAAAGGGAATATTATTATTAGTGatgagaaaaaagaagaaaggaaaaaagattaTTTAGACGTGCTTTTGGAGTTTCGTGGCGATGGGGTTGTGGAGCCTTCTCAATTCTCTTCTTGGATCATCAACGTTATCGTCTTC GAGATGTTTACGGCGGGGACGGACACCACCACCAGTACACATAGAATGGCAATGGCGGAGCTTCTCCACAACCCGGCGGCGCTGCAGAAACTTCAGGCGGAGCTACGAGCCACCATCCCGCCGAACGCAACCTCGAAGAAAACCCATCTCCAAAACCTCCCATATCTTGACGCTGTCGTCAAAGAAACCCTCCGCCTCCACCCGCCGCTTCCATTCCTCTTCCCGAGAATGGCCATGAAGCACTGCAAAATCTTCGGCTACCGGATTCCTGCTGAAACCCAAGTCTTGGTAAACTTTTGGGCTATCGGTCGTGACCCAAAAAACTGGAAAGACGCTTTGGTTTTCTCGCCAGAGAGATTCTTGGTTTCCACCGACAGCAAGGATTTCAAGGGTCAACACTTTGACTTCATTCCATTTGGCTCCGGCCGCCGCATGTGCCCGGCAGTGCCGCTAGCGTCGAGGGTTCTTCCAATGGCTTTAGGGTCGTTGATTCTGTCGTTTGATTGGGCTCTGCCGGAGGGAATGTCACCGGAGGAGATGGATATGTCAGCGCAAATGGGGATTACTCTCCGAATGAAAGTTCCTCTGAAGGCTGTGCCCACTCGTCACAAACGACGTCGCTTTGATTGA